TGTATTGaagtataaatatgttttcagATACCTGTAACAGTACAGAGCTAAGTTCACAATCATTTATTAGTATAATAATCTccaatattgaaaattttgagcaCTATATTCAGGCCTGCTGACCTTACATTGTGAAGTGCCAGGATTTAATTCCAACTTTCACTCATTGTAGTAAAAGATTCTATCCAGCTAGGTTCGTGACAATTTTTGTCGTTTTCGCCAAAAATTCTTGATGGTTGtaattgttttggttttttcatgtaCTCCTTATCATCTTAATTTTGTGCAGGTTAGGTTACCAGTGGATGTCGCAGCTACTTGCCCTAACAATATATGCAATTTTACTTATGCCAGGTTTTTTACAAGGTATGGTGAAGACTGTAGttctttcaagtttcaactCTGTTGTGCTACTCTGCTGTTTTGTGCATGAAGAAGAGTATGATGCCTTACAGTTACAGGGTTTTATGTCTTggaatgcaaaaaaaaaaaaaaaaaaaaaaaaagagctatGGTGATGATATGTGTGGGAAAAGGGGAGGGGGGTGGGGCATAGTTCGAAAATTTCAGAACTTCGtttgaaaattaaacatcttccCTCTGTTTGAGCAGATCAAAATTTCAGAACTTCGTTTGAGAATTAAACATCTTCCCTCTGTTTGAGCagatcaaaatttcaaaacgcAATTTCAGAAAAGAATATTGTAAGTCTGATGTTTCTGTCATAGTTACCTTTCAACGTTCTAAGAATAGTATTTTCTTGTTCCACAGTTGGATATTACTATTTCTTCTCAAGTCAGGTTCGTAGAAGTATAGTATATGGAGAACAACCCAGAAACAGGTAGCCTCAATcaaaaaagtaaaacattGTTTCCTGTATGTTACTGAAATTGATAAATATCACATTGAACAGGCTAGATTTGTATATACCCAAAGATATCAGCAGACCCTGCCCAGTGGTGGCCTTCGTAACTGGTGGGGCTTGGATTATTGGGTAAGTGTTAAGTTTGCAACAAGGCACCAGAGTAATCATTGGCTCTTCTTTTGTTGATGACTGCTCGAAAATTTTTAGTTACAAGGCATGGGGTGCCCTTCTTGGAAGGCGGTTGGCTGAGAGAGGAATCATAGTTGCTTGCATTGATTACAGGTGCTGATGACTCCACTTAATCCATACTATACCATTTTATTACTAATGAGGAATTCAACTGTTGGCAATCCTTTTCGTTTAACTCAATTTTATACATTTACTTCAGAAATTTCCCTCAAGGAACAATAGGTGACATGGTTAGCGATGCTTCCCAGGGGATTTCTTATGTGTGCAACAACATTGCTAGCTATGGAGGTGATCCTAATCGGTAAGATGacagctactccctccatcccaaaatatataagCACTTTAGCTTTTTATGAAGACATTAAGAATGAAGGGAAAAGACTATGATCTTCCTCATTAAATGAGGGTGGTTTAAGAGTAGGATGTGGTTAGTGGTAAGATTTCTCTAGAAATATCTATGTTTTGGGACAAGAAGATTAGAAGTAACTATCTTCTGGTCAGAGTGAgtatttctatttttgttaAGGTTAATATGAAAGATTCACACATAACTgttactaaaaattttcaagtcaACTTTGCATGTGAACTTTGATATTTACATATCACTCTCTATTGTATAGCCTCTTTGAAACTCCTACAATTATTGTTAGCAAAAGAAAGCTGATTCATGTCATTGGTTTGCTAGTCTTACTTAAACCCCTTGTGCTAGATATCAttgcaaatattatatattcatgttaatttttttcaggaACACATTTTTgtatagatttaaatttatgcCATATATTGATATCATTCTGTTTGTTATCTGTCCTTACTCCTGTTCAATTCATTAGTCCTTCATAAGACAACTCTCTCCAGAAtaacttttttctatataaacaGCAAATTCTAGTTCCTTCATGACACATACTTACTGGATTTATGATAAACCTGTAGGATCTACTTGATGGGTCAGTCAGCAGGAGCACATATTTCTGCATGTGCCCTCATGGACCAGGCAGTGAAAGAATCTAGTGGGCAGTCCATTTCTTGGAGTGTTACAcaaatcaaaacatattttggtTTATCTGGAGGGTGAGCATGTATAGTTGGCTTTTATTAGCTAGTTTGTTGCATGAATATTTCAATTACTGAAAAAGTCAATGCACATTCTATTTTTCTCCGCATACTGACGTTTTCTCTGGAAGATATTTGTCCTCAGCatatttgatcaaatatttggaagCACGTTTTCTTCAAGTCTTCAAAAAAGTAACtgcatttatttgttttgccaTGTGAACCATTGGGAGTGCTTCCAAATGAGAACTCATCTTAAATAggaaaatgaaacaaataatCTTCATCGTTGCACTTCATCTGGATGAGCCGGAGTTGTTACTAACATCCCCCCAAGTTATGCTTTGTTCCATTCTCTTCATCTGCTAGAGCTTCCATGTGTGCCAGTATGAAATTGGTCTAACCAAACTGCTTCACCCAGTTTCAATTTGACATCCAAGAtctgtaaataaaactatCAATGATGCATTATgcctatttatgatttatcatctctTGCCTCCTTTTACCCTGATTATAGTTGACCATCAATGCAGTGAAATTAGACAAATACTTATAATCTTTAAATGGAATAAATCTTTTCTCCCAgtcaaagaaaaaagtttCTCAATGTGTTATTTAGTTTGATAGACTCTGTGCTTAAACAGTTATCTTCTGAAGATGAAttaatattgttattattGCCATCATATTACAAATAAACACTGGTTGTCCAATATTcaattgttttctttcttgttttggATTATTTTGATACAAACCAAGCATACATAAGAAATACTGAGAATaatagtgattttttttttgcagataCAACATCCATCGCTTGGTTGACCACTTCCACGAGCGTGGTCTTAATCGTTCAATATTTCTCAGGTAGTAATATGTCTTGCTTGGAAGATCTGTTTGTTTTAACATAAGTTTGATACAATAGTTAAGGGAAATTTTCGAACTACTGTTTCAGCATAATGGAAGGGGAGGAATCATTGTCGCGTTATTCTCCTGAAATTGTTGTCAAGCAGTCAAGTTCCCAGATAATAGCTCTTCTGCCGCTTATTGTTCTTATGCATGGAACTGAAGATTATTCAATACCATCATCTGCCAGGTTTGTTCATATGCCTTCTGCAGATGTCCATTTAAGATGATGTAAGACAAACTCAAACCAATATACACTTCTCCACCCACACCTATCTAccctccaatttttttgtcatggcATGGCAGTTGTTACTaaaggaaattttatttactgcttTAGGCTGTGTTCGGCAGAGAtattggtggtggtggggtgggtgggtgtgttggggggggggggggattgaTATTATAGTTAGCACGGAAAACGGGATATGTCATTAGCAGAtggttaattatttattaggccaattttaccatccttgataATGTACCACATTAACACTTTTTCAAGGACCATAAAATCTCTAATtgttaactattataaattaataaaatggatttctttgattttactacttctgtcccaaaataagatcattttgcCATTCTagtttgttccaaaataagttcatttctGAGTAATCGTTGCATTGGTGTTTATGAAAGtaagaaataaatacattagGAATAGATAAGTAGGAGATGATTGTATTgggatttgataaagtgatgtgcattttagcttttgttttaGTATATGTGAgcgaaaaatgaagttgtcttgggatggagggagtatataggAAATTTTTACACGAAATGCaccatttagtagttcagAAGCATGCTAACGGAAAACAAGAAACTAGCTCTAGCCATCATCCCTACCGAACTCACCCTTAGTCCAGTTCATGAGAACAATATCTGTCTTCTCATATTCTCATATTCAACACTCGTGCAAAATAGTTCTTAGCTAACCTGTTGTAACAAATATTACTGTATTGTGCTACTTATTTTCCTATTACAAACATGCTTTTCATCCATACGGGTTCTTAAGGTCATGTACTGTTCTGTTTATTGGATGGATCATTTGTTGATTGATCCCTTGATGAACTATCATAATGTTTCCCAAATTCATGATATCAGTTACTCTATTTATTTGTATGCAGTCAAACTTTTGCTGATGTCCTTCAACAAGTTGGTGCTCAAGCCAAGTTACTGTTGTACGAAGGCAAAACACATACAGATATATTTTTACAGGTAATATATGTCAAATgtctataataatttatttttcttgtctcaAGTTCTATTTATATCTAGCAGCACTTACATGTGTAAAGTTGAATtcaatacatgttttttttatggcaAGGGTCATGATATGTCTTACCATATGTCACGGATTTCTGACTTGTAACTGAATTAAGCTAAGTAGTGTTTAGTTTTGTCATGACATTACCACTAAGAGATTTTAAAGTACTACTTGTGAAAGAATGTTATTAAAAAGAATGAGGGAAATTTTGATGAAGTTTCTGGTTTCTAGTCCATTTCTGAGTCCTGACTAATTTGAACTAGAGTGTTGGTGTAAATACCCCTGCTAACCTGGACTATCACACACTGACGATGAACTAGTATTgaccaatcataaataatttggAATCTGGTTTGAAGTAGATGTTAGTAAGACTTTTGCAAAGATATACCTATTATAGTTATTACATTGTTgtgttctatttttattatatattaaaagcaAGTTCTTATCATGTTTTGTCTTAAACTTCCTTTAGTTAGCGTGCACAGAAAAACCCTGTCGTTTGAAAATCTCTAGAATTTTTTCTGTTATGGAATATCATCTAATTATGGGTTCTCATAGTTGTTCAATTAAACTTTAGttataacttttttctttgcatCTTTTCATAGGATCCTCTTCGTGGTGGAAGAGATCCATTGGTTGAAGATGTATTGTctgttatttatgttgatgatgaaattacACAAGAAAAGATTTCTGTGACACCTGCTCCAAGACGCCTGGTGTTTGAGTGGCAATTACAGCTGGCCCGTCGAATTAGTCCATTCTAGTAGGTAATCACTATTATAAATCTTAAGACTTTGTTTTAATCTCTTACCCTATTGGAATATTTTCTTGTAGTTATGATTTACATATGGTTCTAATGAAACCACAAGGTATAAGTGGCGCTTAAGTTTGAAATATCAGTATTTTGTTGTTGCTTAGTTGTAGATCTTCTGTTAAGGGACTCtgataagatattttttggaaaaacagAGTACTCTCAATGACTATAGAACATTACTTATCAAAACAGAAACTGAACATGCATGCGTAGCAGATCACCTGCACAGATGGTACAAGAAATCAAGGAGGAAATAGCAAATTGGCGTTTTGCTGGGGTGCTACATGCCTACATGGATGCCGTGAGTAGTCCGCATGTGGTAATCTAGTGGacgccccctccccctctaGGTTAGGAGTACAATCATGACAGCCTTTTGTCATGAGCCTGTAATCTGCCTGTAACCTCTGTAATCTCTGTAAATTCTAAagcttaatgaaatttggttgGTCTCCTTTCCGGCCAACCCGGCAAAAACATGCATGCGTGGTTGAAATCTGAAAACAGCCCTGTGAGATTATGGCTATTTGGTTTGAGGAATCAAACCATCTAGGATAGGTTATTTATCATAGGATCGTCCCAACAATTTTGGTGGAATTACTCTACTCATTCTTTTCCCATGTAATATGTACTTTTGGGGGATAGTTTGATGATGGACAAAACCATTTCATTTCTTAAACCAAGCAACCCTTATTAGGATCAAGTGGTCAATTGATCTTGATCAATTCCTCAAATCAAACAGGCCATTAGAACTGGAATATCACTTTCCACTATATGCTTAGGAAATTATTCGTCTTCTTCTGcctgatgttttttttctattggaGTGGTGAGATggttaacttattttaaagACCTTCTGTCCATTGAAAGTTTTGAGAGTTTGGTTTCTGATGGATTTGGTGGTTGGTTCTACATTTGTTTgtgaatatgaatatatttaaCATCGATGCTTCTCATTGTTTCAGTAagcaatcatcatcatcattagtCTGAAGTCAGAGAGGCACACAGTCTAAAAAGAATTAACAGTTTCCAGTGTCCATGTTCACTACCCATTTGTGTCCCTTCATTTGTTGAAgtttttattcacatattaaCAAGATTTGtactatttaaaaatgtttggaTGCAGGTTTTTGCAGAGTAATTTGTTCGCTAAATATCCAATGTAAAGTATGATCAAGACAGCGTATGTGCATTTTCTGCCTTCATGAGGGAAGGATAGTTGGCAAAGCCATTGTAGATGTGGATGTGGATCAGGCAAGCTAAACCTCCTTACATGGGCATTTGGCATTTTAGAACTCCTACGCGGAATTTGTAGATGGTATCCAATATAAGAGGAAGCTACTTGATTGGAAaccacattttctttttcttgtacAGTATTGCATTCATATCGCTCACAAAATGTTGCAATCATGTTTTATATTGCACTGTAAAATATTGTAGTCATGTGTAATTTTTGTAAAGCAGAAAGTTAGAATATCAGTACTATCTAGTTAATCTAAAACCTCATGCTATACTTTGATATAGGAAGGCATCTTTGCAGTATTTCTAACAGCAATCGGTGTTGTGGGCTTCTGGCAATTGCCCAGTCCTTGAAGTTCTGCATCGAGTAACACAGTGCATGTTCTTTTGTATTTCGTATATGCGTGCGTAGGCGCACATATACTGCCTGTCTGGCTTTGCTTGTGATGGATAACACCGATTACGCTCGCAATTCTTTTTTAGTCAATTTTTCAGTTGGTCTGGTGATTTTGCTCGTGGCAATGTTTTGTGTTAAGAGCTTGTTGCTTTAATTGATCCTTACTATCGTTTGCCACATGTGTATGTTCATAGTTGCTCTTTCTTACTGTGTTTAAGCTACATTGATGGGTTTGTTCTCGAGTCTTTTTCAGGCGAGACCATGGAGACGATGGAGATCTCATCGATGCAGTCCAAACAGAATTGATCGAGTGGACAAAGATAAAG
This is a stretch of genomic DNA from Oryza brachyantha chromosome 1, ObraRS2, whole genome shotgun sequence. It encodes these proteins:
- the LOC102702698 gene encoding probable isoprenylcysteine alpha-carbonyl methylesterase ICMEL2, coding for MRHASSAEEVGALLERSDSAGRRRRSSPVQSASPRPAGCCSGGGGGGGPRRQSSFRDDVGHAASETYLVTRLTFTLLQYLGLGYQWMSQLLALTIYAILLMPGFLQVGYYYFFSSQVRRSIVYGEQPRNRLDLYIPKDISRPCPVVAFVTGGAWIIGYKAWGALLGRRLAERGIIVACIDYRNFPQGTIGDMVSDASQGISYVCNNIASYGGDPNRIYLMGQSAGAHISACALMDQAVKESSGQSISWSVTQIKTYFGLSGGYNIHRLVDHFHERGLNRSIFLSIMEGEESLSRYSPEIVVKQSSSQIIALLPLIVLMHGTEDYSIPSSASQTFADVLQQVGAQAKLLLYEGKTHTDIFLQDPLRGGRDPLVEDVLSVIYVDDEITQEKISVTPAPRRLVFEWQLQLARRISPF